A genomic window from Lotus japonicus ecotype B-129 chromosome 1, LjGifu_v1.2 includes:
- the LOC130731352 gene encoding hevamine-A-like produces MARVLGTVIPIFSLLVMLILARGSDAGGISIYWGQNGNEGTLAKTCATGNYKYVNLAFLSTFGNGRTPRLDLSGHCDASSNGCTKLSTDIKSCQAKGIKVILSIGGGVGSYSLASSEDARQVATYLWNNFLGGQSSRRPLGNAVLDGIDFDIEQGTNQHWDDLARYLSAYSKKGKKVYLSAAPQCPFPDAWIGNALKTGLFDYVWVQFYNNPPCQYSPRNIANLENGWKQWISHIPASKIFLGLPASPQAAGSGFISASDLTSKVLPAIKDSTKYGGVMLWSKYYDDQTGYSSSIKSKV; encoded by the exons ATGGCACGTGTGCTAGGAACTGTGATACCAATTTTCTCACTTTTAGTGATGTTGATCCTAGCAAGAGGGTCAGATGCTGGAGGAATTTCCATCTACTGGGGTCAAAATGGGAATGAGGGCACCTTGGCAAAAACCTGTGCCACAGGGAACTATAAATATGTGAACCTTGCTTTTCTCTCCACTTTTGGCAATGGTAGGACTCCAAGGCTAGACCTTTCTGGTCACTGTGATGCGTCTAGCAATGGATGCACCAAGTTAAGCACTGACATAAAGTCATGCCAAGCTAAAGGTATCAAAGTGATCCTTTCAATTGGAGGAGGGGTTGGTAGCTACTCACTTGCATCCTCTGAGGATGCAAGGCAAGTTGCAACTTACCTTTGGAACAACTTCTTAGGTGGACAATCATCTAGAAGACCACTTGGAAATGCTGTTTTGGATGGCATAGACTTTGACATTGAACAAGGAACAAACCAACACTGGGATGATCTTGCAAG GTACCTTTCAGCATACAGCAAAAAAGGCAAGAAGGTTTATCTAAGTGCTGCTCCTCAGTGTCCTTTCCCAGATGCTTGGATTGGTAATGCCCTCAAAACAGGCCTTTTTGACTATGTTTGGGTTCAATTCTACAACAACCCACCTTGCCAATATTCTCCTAGAAATATTGCTAACCTTGAAAATGGGTGGAAGCAGTGGATTTCTCATATCCCAGCCTCAAAAATTTTCTTAGGATTACCAGCATCACCACAGGCTGCTGGAAGTGGATTCATCTCTGCTAGTGATTTGACATCAAAAGTCCTTCCAGCTATTAAGGATAGCACAAAGTATGGCGGTGTCATGTTGTGGTCCAAGTACTATGATGATCAAACAGGATACAGTTCTTCCATCAAAAGCAAAGTCTAG
- the LOC130731351 gene encoding acidic endochitinase-like yields the protein MACVTGTLIPIFSLVMLILARGSDAGGISIYWGQNGNEGTLAETCATGNYEYVNLAFLYTFGNGRTPRLDLSGHCDAYSNGCTKLSTDIKSCQAKGIKVILSIGGGAGSYSLASSEDARQVATYLWNNFLGGQSSTRPLGDAVLDGIDFDIEQGTNQHWDDLARYLSAYSNKGKKVYLSAAPQCPFPDAWIGNALKTGLFDYVWVQFYNNPPCQYSPTDIANLENGWKQWISDIPASKIFLGLPASPQAAGSGFISASDLTSKVLPAIKDSTKYGGVMLWSKYYDDQTGYSSSIKSDV from the exons ATGGCTTGTGTGACAGGAACTCTTATACCAATATTCTCACTTGTGATGTTGATCCTAGCAAGAGGATCAGATGCTGGAGGAATTTCCATCTACTGGGGTCAAAATGGAAATGAGGGCACCTTGGCAGAAACCTGTGCCACAGGAAACTATGAATATGTGAACCTTGCTTTTCTCTACACTTTTGGCAATGGTAGGACTCCAAGGCTAGACCTTTCTGGTCACTGTGATGCATATAGCAATGGATGCACTAAATTAAGCACTGACATAAAGTCATGCCAAGCCAAAGGCATCAAAGTAATCCTTTCAATTGGAGGAGGTGCTGGTAGCTACTCACTTGCATCCTCAGAGGATGCAAGGCAAGTTGCCACTTACCTTTGGAACAACTTCTTGGGGGGACAATCATCTACAAGACCACTTGGAGATGCTGTTTTGGATGGCATTGATTTTGACATTGAACAAGGAACAAACCAACACTGGGATGATCTTGCAAG GTACCTTTCAGCATACAGCAACAAAGGCAAGAAGGTTTATCTAAGTGCTGCTCCTCAGTGTCCTTTCCCAGATGCTTGGATTGGAAATGCACTCAAAACAGGTCTTTTTGACTATGTTTGGGTTCAATTCTACAACAACCCACCTTGCCAATATTCTCCTACAGATATTGCTAACCTTGAAAATGGGTGGAAGCAGTGGATTTCTGATATCCCAGCCTCAAAAATTTTCTTAGGATTACCAGCATCACCACAAGCTGCTGGAAGTGGATTCATCTCTGCGAGTGATTTGACATCAAAAGTCCTTCCAGCTATTAAGGATAGCACAAAATATGGAGGTGTCATGTTGTGGTCCAAGTACTATGATGATCAAACTGGATACAGTTCTTCCATCAAAAGCGACGTCTAG
- the LOC130731350 gene encoding uncharacterized protein LOC130731350, protein MADHSLGFDNTSVPLAEPPLVIGQEFPDVETCRRTLKDIAIAMHFDLRIVKSDRSRFIAKCSKEGCPWRVHVAKCPGVPTFTIRTLQGEHTCEGVRNLHHQQASVGWVARSVESRIRDNPQYKPREILQDIRDQHGVAVSYMQAWRGKERSMAALHGTFEEGYRLLPAYCEQIRKTNPGSIASVVAAGQENCFQRLFISYRASIYGFINACRPLLELDKADLKGKYLGTLLCAAAVDADDALFPLAIAVVDTESDENWMWFMSELRKLLGVNTDNMPRLTILSERQRGMVEAVETHFPSASHGFCLRYVSENFRDTFKNTKLVNIFWNAVYALTAAEFESKISEMIEISQDVIPWFQHFPPYLWAVAYFDGVRYGHFTLGVTELLYNWALECHELPVVQMMEYIRQQMTSWFNERQDMGMRWTSILVPSAEKRILEAIADAHCYQVLRANEVEFEIVSTERTNIVDIRSRECSCRRWQLYGLPCAHAAAALISCGHNAHMFAEPCFTVQSYRMAYSQIIIPIPDRSQWREHGEGAEGVGGARVDIVIRPPKTRRPPGRPKKKVLRVENFKRPKRIVQCGRCHMLGHSQKKCTMPI, encoded by the coding sequence ATGGCTGATCATTCTTTAGGCTTTGATAATACTTCAGTTCCTTTAGCAGAACCTCCACTAGTCATTGGTCAAGAGTTTCCTGATGTGGAAACCTGTCGAAGAACATTGAAAGATATTGCTATAGCTATGCATTTTGATCTTCGGATAGTTAAGTCAGATCGCAGTCGTTTTATAGCAAAATGCTCCAAAGAAGGTTGCCCATGGCGTGTTCATGTTGCAAAGTGTCCTGGTGTTCCAACTTTCACTATAAGAACCCTACAAGGAGAGCATACTTGTGAGGGAGTTCGCAACCTTCATCATCAGCAGGCGTCGGTAGGTTGGGTTGCACGATCTGTAGAATCACGAATTCGAGATAATCCACAATACAAACCAAGAGAAATATTGCAAGATATTCGTGATCAGCATGGAGTTGCTGTTTCTTACATGCAAGCCTGGCGGGGGAAGGAGCGGAGCATGGCAGCACTTCATGGAACATTTGAAGAAGGATACCGTCTTCTCCCTGCATATTGTGAGCAAATAAGGAAAACCAACCCTGGTAGCATTGCATCTGTTGTTGCCgctggacaagaaaattgttTTCAACGCCTCTTTATTTCTTACCGTGCATCAATTTATGGGTTTATAAATGCTTGTAGGCCTCTTTTAGAGCTTGACAAAGCAGATCTTAAAGGAAAATACCTAGGCACATTACTTTGTGCTGCAGCTGTTGATGCTGATGATGCTCTGTTTCCATTGGCTATTGCTGTTGTTGATACTGAAAGTGATGAAAACTGGATGTGGTTCATGTCAGAATTACGAAAACTTTTAGGAGTGAACACTGACAACATGCCTAGACTGACAATTCTATCTGAAAGGCAAAGAGGCATGGTGGAAGCAGTAGAAACACATTTTCCTAGCGCTTCGCATGGTTTCTGTCTGCGTTATGTTAGTGAAAATTTTCGCGATACATTTAAAAATACAAAGCTGGTGAATATCTTCTGGAATGCTGTTTATGCACTTACAGCTGCTGAATTCGAAAGCAAGATTTCTGAGATGATAGAAATTTCACAGGATGTTATACCATGGTTTCAACACTTTCCTCCCTATCTTTGGGCGGTTGCATACTTTGATGGTGTTCGATATGGCCATTTCACACTTGGCGTAACAGAATTGTTGTATAACTGGGCCCTTGAATGTCATGAGCTCCCTGTAGTGCAGATGATGGAATACATCCGCCAGCAGATGACCTCTTGGTTTAACGAGCGGCAGGACATGGGCATGAGGTGGACATCAATTCTTGTACCATCGGCTGAGAAGCGGATTTTGGAGGCAATTGCTGATGCTCACTGCTATCAAGTGCTCCGGGCAAATGAAGTTGAGTTTGAAATTGTGTCAACTGAGAGGACCAATATTGTGGATATACGAAGTCGTGAGTGCTCTTGTCGCCGATGGCAGCTGTATGGTTTACCTTGTGCTCATGCTGCCGCTGCACTTATTTCCTGTGGACACAATGCCCATATGTTTGCTGAGCCATGTTTCACTGTACAAAGTTATAGAATGGCCTACTCACAGATTATTATTCCTATTCCAGATAGAAGTCAATGGAGAGAACATGGAGAAGGAGCAGAAGGTGTAGGAGGTGCAAGAGTTGATATTGTAATTCGCCCACCAAAGACTCGCCGACCGCCTGGAAGGCCTAAAAAGAAGGTTCTGAGAGTGGAGAACTTTAAGCGTCCCAAAAGAATTGTTCAATGTGGTCGCTGCCATATGTTAGGCCATTCTCAAAAGAAATGCACAATGCCAATTTGA
- the LOC130731349 gene encoding subtilisin-like protease SBT3, whose amino-acid sequence MICNTILAPHSSASLSKGFLLHTMKTRSLLFLSSHIFSLSIWSLLLCYSSALSERSTYIVHMDKTHMPEDFTSYHHWYSSTITSLNSISTSLHNNDNNKAPSILYSYDNALHGFCVTLSPEELEMLKQTPGFISAYNDRAATLDTTQTYEFLSLNPSNGLWPASNYGENVIVGIVDSGIWPESESYKDHSMTTEVPSKWKGTCEAGQEFDPSLCNSKLIGARHFNKGVLAAQGNEHAKVGMNSVRDTMGHGTHTSSTVAGNYVNGTSYFGYANGTARGIAPRARLAIYKVSWPEGSHSSDILAGMDQAIADGVDVISISMGFDKVPLYEDPVAIGAFSAMEKGVVVSASAGNSGPALGSLHNGIPWVLTVGASNTERSFGGTLVLGNGKSFVGWTLFPASATVNKLALVYHKNISACDSSELLSQLGRKSIVVCDSIKHVAKQIRHVTESQVYGAIFMSSDSRLTERGKLTMTCPGVVISPEDGKSVIEYVKTTIHPLATIKFQQTFVGTKHAPIVASYSSRGPSWGCPSVLKPDVMAPGSSILAAWIPDSPAAQIGSNVFLSSEYNLLTGTSMACPHASGVVALLKNAHPEWSVSAIISALITTANPLDNTGKHVEENGYYDPPQPASPLAMGAGQINPNRALDPGLIYDVTPQDYVNLLCAMNLTKSQILSITRSKGYNCSISVSSYDFNCPSFIDFYVNESVTGERKFRRTVTNVGDGPAVYMARVNVSNDSAITVSPNKLVFKRKYEKLSFTLTLKHSQMEKKHSVASGALEWVEETGRYTVRSPIVVVPENVVFNSETEGGV is encoded by the exons ATGATATGTAACACCATATTAGCACCTCATTCATCTGCATCTCTAAGCAAAGGTTTCCTTTTACACACAATGAAAACCAGAAGCTTATTGTTTCTTTCATCACACATTTTCAGCCTCTCAATCTGGTCATTGTTATTATGCTATTCATCTGCTTTATCAGAGAGGAGCACCTACATAGTCCACATGGACAAGACTCACATGCCTGAGGATTTCACCTCCTATCACCACTGGTATTCATCCACCATTACTTCCCTTAACTCAATTTCCACCTCTTTacataacaatgacaacaaCAAAGCACCCTCCATTCTTTACTCTTATGACAATGCACTTCATGGCTTCTGTGTTACCTTGTCACCAGAGGAATTAGAGATGCTGAAACAAACCCCAGGTTTCATCTCAGCATATAATGACAGAGCAGCTACACTTGACACCACCCAGACTTATGAGTTCCTCTCTCTCAACCCTTCCAATGGCCTCTGGCCTGCTTCCAACTACGGCGAAAACGTCATCGTTGGCATCGTCGACTCCGGAATTTGGCCGGAGAGTGAAAGTTACAAAGACCATAGCATGACAACAGAAGTTCCTTCCAAGTGGAAGGGAACATGCGAGGCTGGACAAGAATTTGATCCCTCATTATGTAACTCCAAGCTCATAGGAGCAAGACACTTCAACAAGGGTGTTCTTGCTGCACAAGGTAATGAACATGCTAAAGTTGGCATGAACTCGGTTAGAGACACCATGGGACACGGGACTCACACTTCCTCCACAGTCGCCGGCAACTATGTGAATGGCACATCTTATTTTGGTTATGCTAATGGCACAGCCAGAGGAATTGCACCAAGAGCAAGGTTAGCTATTTACAAGGTTTCATGGCCTGAAGGGTCACACTCCTCTGACATTCTTGCAGGCATGGATCAAGCAATTGCTGATGGGGTGGATGTGATTTCAATCTCAATGGGGTTTGATAAGGTGCCTTTGTACGAGGATCCAGTAGCAATAG GTGCTTTCTCTGCCATGGAGAAAGGTGTGGTGGTTTCAGCTTCAGCAGGAAACTCTGGTCCAGCCCTTGGATCCTTACACAATGGGATTCCTTGGGTTTTAACAGTTGGAGCAAGCAACACTGAGCGTTCTTTTGGGGGCACTTTGGTTCTTGGAAATGGGAAGAGCTTTGTGGGGTGGACACTTTTCCCAGCAAGTGCCACAGTGAATAAACTTGCTCTAGTTTACCATAAAAACATTTCAGCATGTGACTCCTCTGAGCTTTTATCACAGTTAGGACGTAAAAGCATTGTTGTATGTGATTCAATAAAGCATGTTGCAAAGCAGATTCGTCATGTGACGGAGTCTCAAGTGTATGGAGCTATATTCATGTCCAGTGATTCTAGACTCACTGAAAGGGGAAAATTAACAATGACATGCCCTGGTGTTGTGATTAGCCCTGAAGATGGAAAAAGTGTGATCGAATATGTAAAAACGACAATACACCCTTTGGCAACAATAAAGTTTCAACAAACGTTTGTTGGAACAAAGCATGCTCCAATTGTGGCTAGCTACAGTTCAAGAGGCCCTTCTTGGGGGTGTCCTTCTGTATTGAAGCCTGATGTGATGGCACCAGGATCATCAATTCTTGCTGCTTGGATTCCAGATTCACCTGCTGCTCAGATTGGCTCAAATGTGTTCTTGAGCAGTGAATACAATTTGTTAACTGGAACTTCCATGGCTTGTCCTCATGCTTCTGGGGTAGTGGCTCTATTGAAAAATGCACACCCTGAATGGAGTGTTTCTGCTATTATTTCTGCACTTATAACCACAGCAAACCCACTTGATAACACTGGAAAACATGTTGAAGAGAATGGTTACTATGATCCTCCTCAACCAGCTTCTCCTCTGGCTATGGGAGCTGGTCAGATTAATCCTAATAGAGCTCTTGATCCTGGTTTGATTTATGATGTGACACCTCAAGATTATGTCAACCTTTTATGTGCCATGAACCTCACAAAAAGCCAAATTTTATCCATCACTAGATCAAAAGGCTATAATTGCTCAATTTCAGTGTCATCTTATGATTTCAATTGCCCATCTTTCATAGATTTCTATGTCAATGAGAGTGTAACTGGGGAGAGAAAATTCAGGAGAACTGTGACCAATGTTGGAGATGGTCCTGCAGTTTACATGGCCAGGGTGAACGTGTCAAATGATTCAGCAATCACTGTTTCTCCTAATAAGCTGgttttcaagagaaaatatgagaaacTGAGCTTCACTTTGACATTGAAGCACTCTCAAATGGAGAAGAAACATAGTGTAGCTTCTGGTGCACTTGAGTGGGTTGAAGAAACTGGAAGATATACTGTTAGGAGTCCTATTGTGGTGGTACCAGAGAATGTTGTCTTCAACTCAGAAACAGAAGGTGGGGTTTAA